The Eremothecium gossypii ATCC 10895 chromosome IV, complete sequence genome contains a region encoding:
- a CDS encoding ADL335Wp (NOHBY416; No homolog in Saccharomyces cerevisiae), with product MENFIENEELLGVDSRGPGQGRARDPELVAGSIKWAFYYSKARVDEHQLATKLKEMLKTSTDVEVSVRKDVAEIKGTPHNTMKRTWYLFVYGGDVLALSDASVINGDTSSAWDELGLYPFKVPFSSELMASAADALVPHCRPAVQVSFCASVQTKYLDRFDVEADARALLTQDAQCPVSRALLGALADQVGVTSALGISSVRLASDVYICSGYTRFLGTCSRRGTAAIAPAVRSAVCRGASAA from the coding sequence ATGGAGAACTTTATAGAGAATGAAGAACTATTGGGCGTTGATTCGCGCGGGCCAGGGCAAGGTAGGGCGCGCGACCCCGAACTCGTCGCGGGCAGCATTAAATGGGCGTTTTACTACTCGAAAGCTCGCGTCGATGAGCATCAGCTAGCGACGAAACTGAAAGAGATGCTGAAGACATCCACCGATGTAGAGGTAAGTGTGCGGAAAGACGTTGCCGAGATCAAGGGAACGCCGCACAATACGATGAAGAGGACTTGGTACCTGTTTGTGTACGGCGGGGACGTCCTCGCGCTCTCGGATGCATCGGTCATCAACGGCGACACAAGTAGCGCATGGGATGAATTGGGGCTTTACCCCTTCAAGGTCCCGTTCAGCTCGGAGCTGATGGCCTCGGCAGCAGACGCGCTGGTGCCACACTGTCGTCCGGCAGTGCAGGTTTCGTTCTGTGCGTCAGTGCAGACGAAATACCTCGACCGGTTCGACGTGGAGGCggacgcgcgcgcgctcCTGACGCAGGATGCGCAGTGTCCCGTCAGCCGCGCGCTACTTGGGGCGCTCGCGGACCAGGTTGGCGTCACGAGCGCACTCGGCATCAGCAGTGTCAGGCTGGCGTCAGATGTATACATTTGCAGCGGCTATACAAGGTTCCTAGGTACGTGCTCGCGGCGCGGGACCGCCGCCATCGCCCCGGCGGTGCGCTCGGCTGTCTGCCGGGGTGCCAGCGCCGCCTAA
- the ISA2 gene encoding Isa2p (Syntenic homolog of Saccharomyces cerevisiae YPR067W (ISA2)) — MFKRILARPPAGLPRPLAFYSAARLRGLRWQSSANVLAGDGAGPLVTPTRVVNGDPSLRLNITQRAAQRLGEIYRSSGEVLRVGVESGGCHGFQYNLALQPRPESQPSGADASEFDEFEDRKDIVYVLPEEQGEVVIDHASHEILNNTTLTYTTELIGSTFRIIGGKMTSSCGCGSSFDFDGQS; from the coding sequence ATGTTCAAACGAATTCTAGCTAGACCCCCAGCCGGGCTTCCGAGGCCCCTTGCATTCTACTCGGCCGCGAGACTCCGTGGCCTCCGGTGGCAGAGCTCGGCCAACGTGCTAGCAGGTGATGGCGCTGGACCGCTGGTAACACCGACGCGAGTCGTCAACGGGGACCCGTCCCTACGCCTCAATATTACCCAGCGCGCAGCGCAACGCCTAGGCGAGATATATAGAAGTAGCGGGGAGGTGCTGCGGGTGGGCGTAGAGTCGGGGGGATGCCATGGTTTCCAGTACAACCTGGCGCTGCAGCCACGGCCGGAGTCGCAGCCGAGTGGCGCCGACGCCTCCGAGTTTGACGAGTTCGAAGACCGCAAGGACATCGTGTACGTGCTGCCGGAGGAGCAGGGCGAAGTCGTCATCGACCACGCATCCCACGAGATCCTCAACAACACGACGCTGACGTATACGACAGAGCTGATCGGCTCGACCTTCCGGATCATCGGGGGCAAGATgaccagcagctgcggctgcggcagcagcttcgACTTCGATGGCCAGAGCTGA
- the UBA3 gene encoding NEDD8-activating protein UBA3 (Syntenic homolog of Saccharomyces cerevisiae YPR066W (UBA3)), protein MRAREDSLARCRVLVLGAGGLGCELLKNLALLGIPELHVIDMDTVELTNLNRQFLFRETDIGHPKAAVAARYINGLALPSVVPGRGVRVEPHVGDLTQQPSAFWEGFTAVISGLDAIEPRRHANALLVRLTLSSNYAKCIPLIDGGSEGFAGHCKTILPGISACYECSLDTLAPPGLAFPLCTIANKPRLPQHIVMYVLTVEWPTAPFQAGCSFDDPEAVAWLAQRCATRAAAFGMNAAAFTTAYVLGVAKRIVPSVASTNAIVAAACCSELLKLVHDLTDPENMNNFLQYNGAEGCFAYSFTHQRLPSCPVCSQGDGC, encoded by the coding sequence ATGCGCGCAAGAGAGGATTCGCTGGCACGCTGCCGTGTGCTGGTGCTGGGGGCCGGAGGCCTCGGCTgcgagctgctgaagaacctggcgctgctggggATCCCCGAGCTGCATGTGATTGACATGGATACGGTGGAGCTCACGAATCTGAATCGCCAGTTCCTGTTCCGCGAGACAGATATCGGTCACCCGAAGGCGGCCGTCGCCGCGCGCTACATCAATGGTCTGGCGCTGCCCAGCGTCGTGCCCGGGCGAGGAGTGCGCGTGGAGCCGCACGTCGGTGACCTCACGCAGCAGCCCTCTGCGTTCTGGGAGGGCTTCACGGCGGTCATATCCGGGCTGGACGCAATTGAGCCACGGCGCCACGCCAATGCGCTGCTCGTGCGTCTCACGCTCAGCTCCAACTACGCTAAGTGCATTCCGTTGATCGACGGCGGCAGCGAGGGCTTCGCGGGCCACTGCAAGACCATCCTGCCCGGCATCAGCGCCTGCTACGAGTGCTCGCTGGACACGCTCGCGCCACCCGGGTTGGCGTTTCCGCTATGCACCATTGCAAACAAGCCGCGGCTGCCTCAGCATATAGTGATGTATGTCTTGACCGTGGAGTGGCCCACCGCGCCCTTTCAAGCGGGATGCAGCTTCGACGATCCGGAGGCCGTGGCGTGGCTCGCGCAGCGCTGCGCCacgcgcgccgcggcctTCGGTATGAACGCCGCGGCCTTCACCACGGCCTACGTACTCGGCGTCGCCAAGCGCATCGTGCCCAGCGTCGCAAGCACCAATGCCATCGTCGcggccgcctgctgctcggAACTACTCAAGTTGGTGCACGACCTCACAGACCCAGAGAACATGAACAATTTTCTACAGTATAATGGGGCAGAGGGCTGTTTTGCTTATAGCTTTACACATCAGCGGCTACCTTCGTGCCCTGTCTGCAGCCAAGGAGATGGCTGCTGA
- the SND3 gene encoding Snd3p (Syntenic homolog of Saccharomyces cerevisiae YBR106W (PHO88)) yields MNPQISNLAIMLVLMQISRRLNMEDPTVILYIRILYVTSTVLAYLVYQVTRKRIVAKNDLTTLKYVTPANPLSGQPEEQLKVTTVRDYDLEQLDSSIKSIYTGVLMMGFMHLYLKYTNPLLMQFISPLKTALEHAEVRIHLFGKPATGELKRPFKQAGLFGMGAAAGPKTDKQSIEAAEKAGTGGVKAE; encoded by the coding sequence ATGAACCCGCAAATCTCGAACCTAGCGATCATGCTTGTGCTGATGCAGATCTCGCGGCGCCTCAACATGGAGGATCCGACGGTGATTCTGTACATCCGGATCCTGTACGTGACGTCAACCGTGCTGGCGTACCTCGTATACCAGGTGACGCGCAAGCGGATCGTGGCCAAGAACGACCTGACGACGCTCAAGTATGTGACGCCGGCCAACCCCTTGTCAGGGCAGCCGGAGGAGCAGCTAAAGGTGACGACGGTGCGCGACTACGACCTGGAGCAGTTGGACTCGTCGATTAAGTCGATCTACACGGGCGTGCTCATGATGGGATTCATGCACCTCTACCTGAAGTACACGAACCCGCTGTTGATGCAGTTCATCTCGCCACTGAAGACCGCGCTGGAGCATGCGGAGGTGCGCATCCACTTGTTCGGCAAGCCAGCCACTGGCGAGCTGAAGCGCCCGTTCAAGCAGGCGGGGCTGTTCGGCATGGGCGCCGCTGCGGGGCCCAAGACGGACAAGCAGTCCATTGAGGCTGCGGAGAAGGCCGGCACGGGCGGCGTCAAGGCCGAATGA